CGACCGTTACCACGACCTTGCCCATGGCCTTGCGGCTGCCCAGGTGGGCGATGGCGTCGGCGCCCTTAGAAAGCGGGAAGCGCTCCGAGACGTGGGGCTTCACCTTGCCCTTGGCGTAGAGGTCGAGCAGTTCGTCGATGGACTGGGCGAACAGCTCGGGGTTCTTGGTGGTCCAGGTGCCCCAGAACACGCCGACGATGTCGCAGCCCTTCAGCAGCGCCAGGTTCAGCGGGATTTTCGGGATGTCGCCGGCCGCGAAGCCGATCACCAGGTAGCGGCCTTCCCAGGCGATGGAGCGCAGGGCGGGCTCGGCATAGTCACCGCCGACCGCGTCATAGATGACGTCGAAGCCGTCCGCGCCGCCGGCTTCCTTGAAGAGGGCGCCCAGCGTCTTCTGGCCGTCGCGGTCGAAGGGGCCGCGGCCATAGACGACGCCGGCGTCCGCCCCGTGGGCGATGGCCAGGTCGCACTTTTCCTGGCTGGAGCAGGCGGCCACGACGCGGGCGCCCATGGCCTTGCCCAGCTCGACGGCCGAGAGGCCGACGCCGCCGGCCGCGCCCAGGACCAGCATGGTCTCGCCGGCCTTCAGGTGCGCGCGATCCTTCAGGGCGTGATAGCTGGTGCCGTAGGTGAGGATGAAGGCCGCCGCGATATCGTGGGGCATGCT
The sequence above is drawn from the Phenylobacterium glaciei genome and encodes:
- a CDS encoding NADPH:quinone oxidoreductase family protein encodes the protein MKALLSKTTGGPETLSYEDVASPEVRPGFAVISTKAVGINFPDVLMIEDKYQMKPPRPFSPGGELSGVVKAIGEGVTNVKVGDRILANTGWGGLAEEVLLPANRLWHIPDSMPHDIAAAFILTYGTSYHALKDRAHLKAGETMLVLGAAGGVGLSAVELGKAMGARVVAACSSQEKCDLAIAHGADAGVVYGRGPFDRDGQKTLGALFKEAGGADGFDVIYDAVGGDYAEPALRSIAWEGRYLVIGFAAGDIPKIPLNLALLKGCDIVGVFWGTWTTKNPELFAQSIDELLDLYAKGKVKPHVSERFPLSKGADAIAHLGSRKAMGKVVVTVD